Proteins from a genomic interval of Salinarchaeum sp. Harcht-Bsk1:
- a CDS encoding carbohydrate ABC transporter permease — translation MVRRTISRLLTFVRGCAARLPVPSRQTPDSDAAVATDGGVSERPESPGRTLRQQEWVRALPFWLPPFLLVSLFVYGAITWNFVISLTDWRGLGDPSYEGLDFEFYVTFFDRVVDGLLNGGTIESQAFRNTIVLLVVFTVASLILGLLLAILIDRGIRLENGFRTIYLLPMSLSFVVTAILWRWMYRNNGGVINSSLEAIGLDALTRVWLGDPATKLFAIIFALTWQFSGYCMVVYLAGLRAIPDEHYEAARVDGASTIKMYWRVILPQLRASTTSAAVVLMVFGLKAFDFIFVIFRGANPGPSADIMPIFMYRLAFGQRQWAYGSTVATVLFLMALGIIAPYLYVQYRRGDL, via the coding sequence ATGGTACGTCGGACAATCAGTCGGCTGCTGACGTTCGTTCGGGGGTGCGCCGCTCGTCTTCCCGTGCCGTCCCGGCAGACTCCCGACAGCGACGCCGCGGTAGCGACGGACGGTGGCGTCTCCGAGCGGCCGGAGAGCCCCGGACGAACGCTGCGCCAGCAGGAATGGGTGCGCGCACTTCCGTTCTGGCTTCCCCCGTTCCTGCTCGTATCGCTGTTCGTCTACGGGGCGATCACGTGGAACTTCGTGATCTCGCTGACCGACTGGCGAGGGCTCGGGGATCCCTCCTACGAGGGCCTGGACTTCGAGTTCTACGTCACGTTCTTCGATCGCGTCGTCGACGGTCTCCTGAACGGCGGAACGATCGAGAGCCAGGCGTTTCGGAACACGATCGTCCTCCTGGTCGTCTTCACGGTGGCCTCACTGATCCTCGGACTGCTGCTCGCGATCCTCATCGATCGCGGCATCCGTCTCGAGAACGGGTTCCGGACGATCTATCTGCTGCCGATGTCGCTGTCGTTCGTCGTCACCGCGATCCTCTGGCGGTGGATGTACCGGAACAACGGTGGCGTGATCAACAGTTCGCTCGAAGCGATCGGTCTCGACGCACTCACGCGCGTGTGGCTCGGCGACCCCGCGACCAAACTCTTCGCCATCATCTTCGCACTCACCTGGCAGTTCAGCGGGTACTGTATGGTCGTGTACCTCGCGGGGCTCCGGGCGATCCCCGACGAGCACTACGAGGCAGCACGCGTCGACGGTGCGTCGACGATCAAGATGTACTGGCGCGTCATCCTTCCACAGCTACGCGCCTCCACGACGAGCGCCGCCGTCGTCCTGATGGTGTTCGGACTCAAGGCGTTCGACTTCATCTTCGTGATCTTCCGCGGCGCGAACCCCGGACCGTCCGCGGACATCATGCCGATCTTCATGTATCGCCTCGCGTTCGGGCAACGACAGTGGGCGTACGGCTCGACTGTCGCGACGGTGCTCTTCCTGATGGCGCTGGGCATCATCGCACCCTACCTGTACGTCCAGTACCGACGAGGTGATCTCTGA
- a CDS encoding carbohydrate ABC transporter permease produces the protein MAGGVPTPPTDDTDQSEGEVTESRRPSERLAEGLPLAPGRIVLYLALLAGLVFYLIPLHSGLMTAISQGISGVPYAPPGLDEFTLDNWGTAYESVRPGLINSFLFVLPATVLSATFGSLAAFGLTKLSWRGQIGILMLFVAGVFIPYQSVLVPLRLFWGQMALAGSLELLGDSLIPPLSSGAYWLANHSDLIELTITHTAYGIPICTVLFRGYYLTIDTDMIEAAQVDGASMFTVYRRIILPLSKPMFAVTMIYQFTNIWNDLLFALILVTDSEQQVATQQLQQLFGSMTTNFPVVIAAAFVVATPTVIIYVLFGKQFAEGITGSSG, from the coding sequence ATGGCAGGTGGTGTCCCCACGCCGCCGACCGACGACACCGACCAGTCCGAGGGCGAGGTTACGGAATCGCGTCGACCGTCCGAGCGTCTGGCCGAAGGCCTGCCGCTCGCGCCGGGCAGGATCGTGCTCTACCTGGCGTTGCTCGCCGGCCTCGTCTTCTACCTGATTCCACTGCACTCGGGTCTCATGACGGCGATCAGTCAGGGGATCAGTGGCGTCCCGTACGCTCCGCCGGGCCTGGACGAGTTCACGCTCGATAACTGGGGAACGGCCTACGAGTCGGTCAGGCCAGGGCTGATCAACAGCTTCCTGTTCGTGCTCCCGGCGACGGTTCTGTCCGCCACCTTCGGGAGTCTCGCAGCGTTCGGGCTAACGAAACTCTCCTGGCGTGGGCAGATCGGCATTCTCATGCTCTTCGTCGCGGGCGTGTTCATCCCCTACCAGTCGGTGCTCGTACCGCTCCGCCTGTTCTGGGGGCAGATGGCGCTGGCTGGATCGCTCGAACTCCTGGGGGACTCGTTGATCCCGCCACTGTCCTCGGGCGCCTACTGGCTCGCGAACCACTCCGATCTGATCGAACTGACGATCACGCACACGGCGTACGGCATTCCGATCTGTACGGTGTTGTTCCGTGGGTACTACCTCACGATCGATACCGACATGATCGAAGCCGCGCAGGTAGATGGCGCGTCGATGTTCACCGTCTATCGACGCATCATTCTGCCGCTCTCGAAGCCGATGTTCGCGGTCACGATGATCTACCAGTTCACGAATATCTGGAACGACCTCCTCTTCGCGTTGATTCTCGTCACGGACTCGGAGCAACAGGTCGCGACCCAACAGCTACAGCAGCTATTCGGGTCCATGACGACGAACTTCCCGGTCGTCATCGCCGCGGCGTTCGTCGTCGCGACGCCGACCGTCATCATCTACGTCCTCTTCGGCAAGCAGTTCGCCGAAGGGATCACCGGTTCCTCGGGGTAA
- a CDS encoding DUF5785 family protein has protein sequence MDWPHDPDDEEGSEGGRKYGMAILAKKVDEDEDFPLDVESFVAEHRDEPLRLNHQRVVSVEDVFEYVTADTFEDIVDFHKGVGKAMRTGGFWEYHPEGENPQRKRA, from the coding sequence ATGGACTGGCCCCACGACCCGGACGACGAGGAGGGGAGCGAGGGAGGACGAAAGTACGGGATGGCGATCCTGGCGAAGAAGGTCGACGAGGACGAGGACTTTCCGCTCGACGTCGAGTCGTTCGTCGCCGAACACCGCGACGAACCGCTCCGGTTGAATCACCAGCGGGTCGTCTCCGTGGAGGACGTCTTCGAGTACGTCACTGCGGACACGTTCGAGGACATCGTCGACTTCCACAAGGGCGTGGGGAAGGCGATGCGCACTGGCGGCTTCTGGGAGTATCACCCCGAGGGCGAGAACCCGCAGCGCAAGCGCGCCTGA
- a CDS encoding CBS domain-containing protein, protein MEGVTARDVMSRAFAGVSEGDDVDDVRELLIEERVDDVLVLRGDEPVGHVSAHDVLEFLSRGAQGDSAPVESIMQPAPEAIDADSDLADVLARLSTSGVDRLPVTNGDAELVGVVTEADVIAAASNVVSEPRAPSVGGPEPVSEAEEDAIAGTGQSAVARTTGKEHEATSGQYSNQSVCESCGTLSADLQVVNGQAICPDCRDV, encoded by the coding sequence ATGGAGGGAGTGACCGCCCGGGACGTGATGTCGCGCGCCTTCGCCGGCGTCTCCGAGGGGGACGACGTCGACGACGTCCGCGAGCTACTGATCGAGGAACGCGTCGACGACGTGCTCGTCCTCCGTGGCGACGAGCCAGTCGGTCACGTGTCGGCCCACGACGTGCTGGAATTCCTCAGCCGAGGAGCGCAGGGCGACTCAGCACCCGTGGAATCGATCATGCAACCCGCGCCGGAAGCGATCGACGCGGATAGCGACCTCGCGGACGTTCTCGCCCGCCTCTCCACGTCGGGCGTCGATCGGCTGCCCGTCACGAACGGCGACGCCGAACTGGTGGGCGTCGTCACCGAGGCCGACGTCATCGCCGCCGCCAGCAACGTCGTCTCAGAGCCACGGGCACCGAGCGTCGGTGGCCCGGAGCCGGTGAGCGAGGCGGAAGAAGACGCGATCGCTGGCACCGGTCAGTCCGCCGTCGCACGCACCACGGGAAAGGAGCACGAGGCAACGTCGGGTCAGTACTCGAATCAGAGCGTCTGTGAATCCTGTGGCACGTTGAGCGCCGACCTCCAGGTCGTGAACGGCCAGGCGATCTGCCCGGACTGCCGCGACGTGTGA
- the kdgK1 gene encoding bifunctional 2-dehydro-3-deoxygluconokinase/2-dehydro-3-deoxygalactonokinase, producing MAELVTLGETMLRLSPPTGERLETATRLECRTAGAESNVAIAASRLGTDAAWLSKLPESPLGRRVVGDVQRHGVDPLIAWSEDGRQGTYYLEQGGEPRATDVIYDRADAAITSATTGDLAVEAVEDAELFFTTGITPALSDTCFETTRQLLEVADRTAFDLNYRSKLWSDSEAASAYEALLRDVDVLFAPERDVESILGIDGQPRTVAETLRDRFGCETVVLTRGEHGALARTPAGTVEQPAIDADTLDPIGTGDAFVGGYLSRILDGEAVERALAYGAATAALKRTITGDLAVVTERAVERVLDDRTTDIER from the coding sequence ATGGCTGAACTCGTCACCCTCGGCGAGACGATGCTGCGACTCTCGCCGCCGACGGGCGAGCGCCTCGAAACGGCGACGCGACTCGAGTGCAGGACCGCCGGTGCAGAGAGTAACGTCGCGATCGCTGCGTCGAGACTCGGGACCGATGCGGCCTGGCTCTCGAAGCTTCCCGAGTCGCCGCTTGGAAGACGCGTCGTCGGTGACGTCCAGCGGCACGGCGTCGATCCACTGATCGCCTGGAGCGAGGACGGCCGTCAGGGGACCTACTACCTCGAGCAGGGCGGCGAGCCACGCGCAACGGACGTGATCTACGACCGCGCAGACGCGGCGATCACGAGCGCTACCACGGGCGACCTCGCCGTCGAGGCGGTCGAAGACGCCGAGTTGTTCTTCACGACCGGTATCACGCCAGCGCTCTCGGACACCTGCTTCGAGACGACGAGGCAGCTTCTGGAAGTGGCGGATCGGACCGCGTTCGACCTCAACTACCGGAGCAAACTCTGGAGCGACTCCGAGGCCGCCTCGGCCTACGAAGCGTTGCTTCGCGACGTCGACGTGCTCTTCGCACCCGAACGGGACGTCGAATCGATCCTCGGCATCGACGGCCAGCCCCGAACCGTCGCCGAGACGCTCAGAGACCGCTTCGGGTGTGAAACGGTCGTGCTGACCCGCGGCGAACACGGGGCGCTGGCGCGGACGCCCGCAGGCACCGTCGAGCAGCCAGCGATCGACGCCGACACGCTCGATCCGATCGGGACGGGCGACGCGTTCGTGGGTGGCTACCTCTCGCGGATCCTCGACGGCGAGGCAGTCGAGCGAGCGCTCGCCTACGGCGCAGCGACGGCAGCGCTCAAGCGAACGATCACCGGTGATCTCGCCGTGGTGACCGAGCGGGCGGTCGAGCGCGTGCTCGACGATCGGACGACCGACATCGAGCGCTAA
- a CDS encoding GNAT family N-acetyltransferase has translation MTGPDDRSDAGATTTEPADRIAEATIDDLDAIVDRWVALIDHGDQYGLHIRGEANRTIARESLAAAIADDLAFVATIEDRVVGFCSLTLETGGFERDVVRGVVENLYVDPAARGVGLGSALLEAGERRLVERGADVIAVETMAVHESIRAFYEERGYRPHRLTLERRVETNR, from the coding sequence GTGACCGGACCAGACGACCGGTCCGACGCCGGAGCCACAACGACCGAGCCAGCCGATCGGATCGCGGAGGCGACCATCGACGACCTCGACGCGATCGTCGATCGATGGGTGGCACTGATCGACCACGGCGACCAGTACGGCCTCCACATCCGCGGCGAAGCGAACCGCACGATTGCCCGGGAGAGCCTTGCGGCGGCGATCGCCGACGACCTGGCGTTCGTCGCGACGATCGAGGACCGCGTCGTCGGGTTCTGCTCGCTCACCCTCGAGACGGGCGGGTTCGAGCGAGACGTCGTTCGCGGCGTCGTCGAGAATCTCTACGTCGATCCGGCAGCCCGCGGCGTCGGCCTCGGCAGCGCACTGCTCGAGGCGGGGGAGCGACGGCTCGTCGAGCGCGGCGCAGACGTCATCGCCGTCGAGACGATGGCCGTCCACGAGTCGATTCGGGCGTTCTACGAGGAGCGAGGGTACCGACCGCACCGGCTGACCCTGGAACGCCGAGTCGAAACCAATAGGTAA
- a CDS encoding ABC transporter ATP-binding protein, with translation MAEVTLDSVTKVFQDGDDQVVAVDDVSLSIDDGEFLVLVGPSGCGKSTTLRMIAGLETVTSGTITIGDDVVNHVPAQHRDIAMVFQSYALYPHMTVRENMAFGLEESTTLERDVIDRRVEESAHMMGIDELLNRKPADLSGGQQQRVALGRAIVRDPEVFLMDEPLSNLDAKLRAQMRTELQRLQDELGTTTIYVTHDQTEAMTMGDRIAILDGGVLQQIGTPLECYHRPNNQFVAGFIGEPPMNFLNVDHEDGTLVNENVEYSLPADVEESLEPGAEYVLGIRPEDIELQIGGDGGDHLLEATVDVVEPTGDENVVYLALDEAAMGEDSDRQIAVGVGDEEPSAGGSPTGSSQSGLLGRLGSLVRGLGSRGRSSAAATSPDSEGDTADAIEAGDSSRLTATVGGMEQYESGQAVTAYLPPEAIHVFDAASSAAVHNRRLDEVDRAPNA, from the coding sequence GTGGCTGAGGTCACGCTCGACTCCGTCACGAAGGTCTTCCAGGACGGAGACGATCAGGTCGTCGCCGTCGACGACGTGTCTCTTTCCATCGACGACGGAGAGTTTCTCGTCCTCGTCGGCCCGTCGGGCTGTGGGAAGTCCACGACGCTTCGCATGATCGCTGGACTCGAGACGGTCACGTCCGGCACGATCACGATCGGGGACGACGTCGTCAATCACGTGCCTGCCCAGCACCGGGACATCGCGATGGTGTTCCAGTCCTACGCGCTCTATCCCCACATGACGGTGCGGGAGAACATGGCGTTCGGGCTGGAGGAGTCGACGACGCTCGAGCGCGACGTCATCGATCGCCGAGTCGAGGAATCGGCCCACATGATGGGGATCGACGAGCTGTTGAATCGAAAGCCCGCGGACCTTTCCGGCGGGCAACAACAGCGCGTCGCACTCGGTCGAGCGATCGTCCGTGATCCGGAGGTGTTCCTCATGGACGAACCGCTCTCGAATCTCGACGCCAAACTGCGTGCCCAGATGCGCACGGAGCTACAGCGTCTGCAGGACGAACTCGGAACCACCACGATCTACGTCACGCACGATCAGACGGAAGCGATGACGATGGGTGACCGGATCGCCATCCTCGATGGCGGCGTCCTCCAGCAGATCGGCACGCCGCTGGAGTGCTACCACCGACCGAACAACCAGTTCGTCGCCGGATTCATCGGCGAACCGCCGATGAACTTCCTGAACGTGGACCACGAGGACGGCACGCTGGTGAACGAGAACGTCGAGTATTCGCTACCGGCGGACGTCGAGGAGTCGCTCGAACCGGGTGCGGAGTACGTCCTCGGCATCCGCCCGGAAGACATCGAACTCCAGATCGGTGGCGACGGTGGCGACCACCTTCTCGAGGCGACCGTCGACGTCGTGGAACCGACCGGCGACGAGAACGTGGTCTACCTGGCGCTGGACGAGGCTGCAATGGGTGAGGATTCGGATCGGCAAATCGCCGTGGGCGTCGGGGACGAGGAACCGAGTGCAGGAGGATCGCCCACAGGCTCCAGCCAGTCGGGGCTCCTCGGTCGGCTGGGTTCGCTCGTTCGCGGACTCGGCTCCCGCGGTCGATCGTCGGCTGCAGCCACGAGTCCGGATTCCGAGGGGGATACGGCAGACGCCATCGAAGCTGGGGATTCGTCCCGCCTCACCGCGACCGTCGGTGGAATGGAACAGTACGAAAGTGGCCAGGCCGTCACTGCGTACCTCCCGCCGGAAGCCATCCACGTCTTCGATGCAGCTAGCTCGGCGGCCGTCCACAATCGCAGACTCGACGAGGTCGACCGCGCTCCGAACGCCTGA